AGCCGCTTGACGGCCTGGTCGCGCTCCTCGGTGGTGATGGTGCCCATTTCGGCCATGCTGTCGAGGACGTACTCGTAGCGACCCTTGAGGTCCTGCTTGGCCTCCTTGCCGTTGGCCGGGTCGTACTGCGTCGGGTTGTTGAGCACCGTGGCGAGCACCGCCGACTCGCGCAGGCTCAGCTGGCTCGCCGGGTGGTCGAAGTAGGCCTTGGACGCCGCCTGGATGCCGTAGGCGCCGCGGCCGAAGTAGATGGTGTTGAGGTAGCCCTCGAGGACCTCGGACTTGCTGAGCTGCTGCTGGATCTTGAGCGAGACGATCGCTTCCTTGATCTTGCGCTTGTAGCTCTGCTCGGAGGTCAGGTAGAGGATCTTCACGTACTGCTGGGTGATCGTCGAGGCACCCTGGCGGGCGTTGCCCTGGGCGTTGGAGAAGAGCGCGCGCAGGATGCCCTTGGGGTCGATGCCCTTGTCGGTCCAGAAGGACTGGTTCTCCGCGGCGACCACCGCGTCCTGCATCGTCTGCGGCATCTCCGCGAGCGGGATCGACTCGCGGTTCTGGTCCTCGTAGTAGGTGCCGAGCTGCTGCTTGCCGTCGCGGTAGTAGACGAACGTCGTCTGCGCCTTGAAGGCCGCGTTCTCCTCGGGGATGTCGATCGCCTGGTAGAGCACCACCACGATGCCGCCCAGCAGCAGGGCGCAGACCACGCCGACGACGGCGAAGACCTTGGCGAACCTGGCCGCTCGCTGTCGCGGCGTACGCCGGGTGCTGGGCCGTCGGGTCATGGCCTTTCCGTCGGCCCTGCGCTTCTTCGCACTCACCGGATCAGGGTACGGGGACCGGTCCGCCAACCCGGATTCGTCACCTGCGGATATATCAGTACGATAGGTCACATGGCACGCCGCGGGGACACCATCGAGCTCGCAGTCCTCGGACTGCTGCACGAGGGACCCATGCACGGCTACGAGCTGCGCAAGCGGCTCAACCTCATGCTCGGCTGGGGCCGGGTGCTGTCCTACGGCTCCCTGTACCCCGCCCTGAAGAAGATGCTGCGTGCCAACCTCATCACCGAGGTCGCCGCCACCACGACGCCGACCAGCCGGCGCCCCCGCATCACCTACGAGGTCACCGAGGCCGGCAACGAGCACTTCCAGCGGCTCATGTCCGAGGTCGGCCCCACCGCGTGGGAGGACGACAACTTCGACATCCGGTTCGCGTTCTTCTCCTCCACCGACATGGAGATCCGTCTCCGCGTCCTGGAAGGCCGCCGCTCGCGGCTGCAGGAGCGCCTCGCCCGCGTGCAGGGCGAGCTCGAGCGCACCCAGGCCGAGGTCAACCGCTACGCCGCCGAGCTCCAGCGCCACGGGGTCGAGTCCGTGGAGCGAGAGGTCCGCTGGCTGTCCGACCTGATCCGCGCCGAGCGCGGCGACGAGTCCCGGACACCCGCACCCGGAGCGCCGACCGGCTCCGACTGACACGCCAGACCAGCCAGACCAGCCAGACCAGCGACACCAAGACCAGACGCACCACCAGCCAGGCACACGAGGACCACAACGAGGAGGAGAGCCCCATGGGTTCGGTACGAGTAGGGATCGTGGGGGTCGGCAACTGCGCCACCTCCCTCGTCCAGGGCGTTGAGTACTACAGGGACGCAGACCCGGCCGTGACCGTGCCGGGCCTCATGCACGTCGTCTTCGGCGACTACCACGTCAAG
This genomic stretch from Nocardioides renjunii harbors:
- a CDS encoding PadR family transcriptional regulator, with product MARRGDTIELAVLGLLHEGPMHGYELRKRLNLMLGWGRVLSYGSLYPALKKMLRANLITEVAATTTPTSRRPRITYEVTEAGNEHFQRLMSEVGPTAWEDDNFDIRFAFFSSTDMEIRLRVLEGRRSRLQERLARVQGELERTQAEVNRYAAELQRHGVESVEREVRWLSDLIRAERGDESRTPAPGAPTGSD